Below is a window of Thermoanaerobaculum aquaticum DNA.
CGCTGTTCCATCTGGTCCAGTCGTTGCTCGACTCGGCCCAAACGCTGTTCCAGGGCGGTCACGCGGGATTCCAGAGCTGCCACCCTAACTTCCAGGAGGGTCAGCCGCTCCTCGATGCGGTCCAGGCGGGCTTCAATGCGGTCCAGCCGCTGGGTGTTCTGAAGGACGCCCTCGGCCACCAGCTTGACCTGGTCCAGGATGTGCTCCATGACCGCGTCGAAGTGGCGCTTGATTTCCTCCAGCTCGTGGCGGGTCATGACGGTTCTCCGTGCGCAGATAGTAGCAGAAGCGTCTTCTATAGCCAGACCCCGGGGGGTGGGGCGGGGAGCTCGCCAGCGGCGGCAAAAACCCGTTCCGGTTCGCCCGCCAGCCAGTAAACCTTGTTTTCGCTCCGCCAAAACAGGTGATGCCCGCCGGGGCCTACCGTTAGAAACCTCTGGGGCTCGTCCCGTTGGGGGCGAGGGGGAGAAAAGGAACGGCTGTGGGCCATGGCTTCGGTCATGGCCTCCAGGGCGGCTTTGGCTTCGGCCGGCGACTTAAAAAGGGCAAGGTAAAGGGTTAAGCGGCCATTGCCGTACTCCGCTACCACCGCGCTGGGAGGTTGAAACCGCCCCTGGTGCATCTGGCGCAAAAGCTCCACGGCTGGCCGTCCGGTGAGCAGCTTGCTGCGCGAAAGCCCGGCCAAATGGCGGGGCACCAGCGGCTGGCCGCAAGCCAGAAGGGCCAGCAAGAGCGCACAAATTCG
It encodes the following:
- a CDS encoding YbgF trimerization domain-containing protein; translated protein: MTRHELEEIKRHFDAVMEHILDQVKLVAEGVLQNTQRLDRIEARLDRIEERLTLLEVRVAALESRVTALEQRLGRVEQRLDQMEQRLDQLEQRLDQLEREVRELKAELERLRHELTRFQTQAEARAQELQERVDKLEATISHLRQ